Proteins co-encoded in one Chroicocephalus ridibundus chromosome 6, bChrRid1.1, whole genome shotgun sequence genomic window:
- the CTBP2 gene encoding C-terminal-binding protein 2 isoform X2 codes for MALVDKHKVKRQRLDRICEGIRPQIMNGPMHPRPLVALLDGRDCTVEMPILKDLATVAFCDAQSTQEIHEKVLNEAVGAMMYHTITLTREDLEKFKALRVIVRIGSGYDNIDIKAAGELGIAVCNIPSAAVEETADSTVCHVLNLYRRNTWLYQALREGTRVQSVEQIREVASGAARIRGETLGLIGFGRTAQAVAVRAKAFGFNVIFYDPYLQDGIERSLGVQRVYTLQDLLYQSDCVSLHCNLNEHNHHLINDFTIKQMRQGAFLVNTARGGLVDEKALTQALKEGRIRGAALDVHESEPFSFAQGPLKDAPNLICTPHTAWYSEQASLEMREAAATEIRRAITGRIPESLRNCVNKEFFVTTAPWSVIDQQAIHPELNGATYRYPPGMVSVAPGGIPAAMEGIIPGGIPVTHNLPTVAHPSQAPSPNQPTKHGDNREHPNEQ; via the exons GTATTCGCCCTCAAATCATGAATGGCCCCATGCACCCCCGGCCCCTGGTGGCGCTGCTGGACGGAAGGGACTGTACTGTGGAGATGCCCATTTTGAAGGACTTGGCGACGGTTGCATTCTGTGACGCACAATCAACTCAGGAGATTCACGAGAAG GTATTAAATGAAGCTGTTGGGGCGATGATGTACCACACCATCACGCTGACTCGAGAAGATCTAGAGAAGTTCAAGGCCTTACGGGTCATTGTTCGAATAGGCAGTGGCTACGACAACATTGACATCAAAGCCGCGGGGGAGCTTG GGATCGCCGTCTGCAACATCCCCTCGGCTGCCGTGGAGGAGACGGCCGACTCCACCGTCTGCCACGTCCTCAACCTCTACCGACGAAACACGTGGCTCTACCAGGCGCTGCGGGAAGGCACGCGGGTGCAGAGCGTGGAGCAGATCCGGGAGGTGGCCTCTGGTGCCGCCCGCATCCGGGGGGAGACGCTCGGCCTCATCGGCTTCG GTCGCACTGCGCAGGCGGTCGCAGTCCGAGCCAAGGCGTTTGGCTTCAACGTGATATTTTATGACCCGTACCTTCAGGACGGGATCGAGAGGTCCCTGGGAGTCCAGCGGGTCTACACGCTCCAGGACCTGCTCTATCAGAGTGACTGTGTCTCGTTGCACTGTAACCTTAACGAACATAACCATCACCTTATCAATGACTTCACGATTAAGCAG ATGAGGCAGGGAGCGTTCCTGGTGAACACGGCGCGCGGGGGGCTGGTGGACGAGAAGGCCTTAACTCAAGCCCTGAAGGAGGGACGGATACGAGGGGCTGCGCTTGACGTGCACGAGTCTGAACCGTTTAG ttTCGCGCAAGGCCCGTTGAAAGATGCTCCTAATTTAATCTGTACCCCGCACACCGCTTGGTACAGCGAGCAGGCGTCACTAGAGATGAGAGAAGCTGCTGCTACTGAAATACGGCGTGCGATCACAG GGCGCATCCCAGAAAGCCTACGAAACTGCGTGAATAAGGAATTCTTTGTCACAACGGCTCCGTGGTCAGTAATAGATCAGCAAGCAATTCATCCAGAGCTCAATGGTGCCACGTACAG GTATCCGCCCGGGATGGTCAGCGTGGCACCGGGAGGAATACCGGCAGCTATGGAGGGCATCATTCCCGGAGGCATCCCTGTCACTCACAATCTTCCCACGGTGGCACATCCTTCCCAAGCTCCATCTCCCAACCAGCCCACAAAACACGGGGACAACAGGGAACATCCCAACGAGCAATag